The Desulfovibrio subterraneus genome has a segment encoding these proteins:
- a CDS encoding RNA polymerase sigma factor, giving the protein MHSYSISQHDVEQHAPCIYDTCVSLVSSCLLGDSRAWQEFVGTYKPRIVKTVAWTLSRSGVRDSLAGDTEDVVQEVFVRLVRSNYRLLETWNPERGTFPTWLTVVSRSTTLDYLRDKRSGATQRALQTPLDECPELLQEKVLPSGELHLPKGVLSPRQQSILHLIFEKDMTAEEIAAFLDIHPQTVRSIRHSALQKLRYYYEKEDVSSF; this is encoded by the coding sequence ATGCACTCGTATTCCATCTCGCAGCATGATGTTGAACAACATGCACCCTGTATCTATGATACCTGCGTATCGCTGGTGTCGTCTTGTCTGCTGGGCGATTCACGGGCATGGCAGGAATTTGTGGGCACCTACAAGCCCCGTATAGTGAAGACCGTTGCATGGACTCTTTCCCGCAGCGGCGTTCGCGATTCCCTTGCCGGAGACACGGAAGACGTGGTGCAGGAGGTGTTCGTGCGCCTCGTGCGGAGCAACTACCGTCTGCTTGAAACGTGGAACCCGGAACGGGGTACCTTTCCCACCTGGCTGACGGTTGTATCCCGCAGCACCACCCTTGATTATCTGCGCGACAAACGCAGCGGCGCGACCCAACGGGCGCTTCAGACGCCTCTGGACGAGTGCCCCGAGCTGTTGCAGGAAAAGGTGCTGCCTTCCGGTGAACTGCACCTGCCGAAGGGGGTGCTGTCTCCACGCCAGCAGTCCATTCTGCATCTCATCTTTGAAAAAGATATGACGGCGGAAGAAATTGCCGCTTTTCTGGATATTCATCCGCAGACTGTACGCAGTATTCGCCACAGCGCACTGCAGAAGCTGCGTTATTACTATGAGAAAGAAGACGTGTCGTCATTTTAA